GTGGCGGGCATCACGAAGGCGGCACCGAGGGCCATCAGGGCCCGGAAGGCGATGAGCTGGGCCGGGGTGCCGGACTCGGCGGCCAGGGCGGAGCCGAGGCCGAACACGACGAGACCGCCGAGCAGGACCTTCTTGCGGCCGAGGCGGTCGCCGATGAGTCCGGCGGTGAACAGCAGGCCGGCGAAGACGAGCGTGTAGGAGTTGATCGCCCACTCGATCTGGCTCTGGGTGGCGCCGAGGCCGGTGGGCGCCGGGGTGGAGATCGTCTTGATGGCGACGTTCAGGATCGAGTTGTCGAGCACCACGATGAGCAGGCTCAGCATCAGCACGCCGAGGATCGCCCAGCGGCGCCGGTGCACCGCTTCCGGTATCCGGGAGGCAGGGACGGAAGTTGTCATGCGTCCGAGCCTACGACCATTCCGATACGGAACCGTCTCGTATCTTAATTTCTTTACTCGTGCCTTACGCAACGGGGGTTTGGCCGGAGGCGGAAGGGATCACAGGGGGTCCCCCTGGCCCCGGACGGCACGAGGTGCCACCATGGAGGCGATCCGGGGACGCCGTGAGGGCGCCTCGAGATGACTGAAGGAGCCGTTGCCATGACGCAGCTTTCGGCTGCCCAGAACAAGCCCTCCGACGGCAGCAAGGCGCTGTACGGGGGGAAGGGCACACGCCGCATCACCGTCCGCGACATCGCCCTCGCCAAGGAGCGGGGCGAGAAGTGGCCCATGCTCACCGCCTACGACGCGATGACCGCGTCCGTCTTCGACGAGGCCGGCATCCCGGTCATGCTGGTCGGCGACTCGGCGGGCAACTGTCACCTGGGGTACGAGTCCACCGTGCCGGTGACCCTCGACCAGATGACCATGCTGTCGGCGGCCGTCGTCCGCGGCACCAGCCGCGCCCTGATCGTCGGCGACCTGCCCTTCGGCTCCTACCAGGAGGGTCCGGTGCAGGCGCTGCGCTCGGCGACCCGGCTGGTCAAGGAGGCCGGGGTCGGCGCGGTCAAGCTGGAGGGCGGCGAGCGGTCGCACGAGCAGATCCGGCTGCTGGTGGAGTCCGGCATCCCCGTCATGGCGCACATCGGGCTGACCCCGCAGTCGGTCAACGCGATGGGCTACCGCGTGCAGGGGCGCGGCGAGGAGGCCGCCCAGCAGCTGCTGCGCGACGCCAAGGCCGTGCAGGACGCGGGCGCCTTCGCGGTCGTGCTCGAACTCGTGCCGGCGGAGCTGGCCGCCGAGGTCACGCGGGTGCTGCAGATCCCGACGGTGGGCATCGGCGCCGGTCCGGAGACGGACGCGCAGGTCCTCGTGTGGACCGACATGCTCGGGCTGACCTCCGGCCGGGTCCCTAAGTTCGTCAAGAAGTACGCGAACCTGCGCGAGGTCATGACCGGCGCGGTCAAGGAGTTCGCGCAGGACGTCGTCGGCGGGACCTTCCCGCTGGAGGAGCACTCCGTCCACTAGACCACCGCGGCAACACCCCGGCAGCCCCGCTGATCGTCCCCCGTCGGCGGGGCTGCCCCTTTCCCGTGGGCGCGGCCCCGGGGGGGCACAGGCCGGGTCCGCGGGCGCAGCAGCCCGGTGCGGCGTGACCGCTGTCGGCCGGCTGTCGGCGGCTGTAGGCGGGCTGTCGGTGGTTTGTCGGCGGACGCTGGCACCGTCTTCGGCATGACGCGAATCGACGACAACCCCGCCGGCGGGCGCCCCGCCGTGACCGTACGGGGACTGGTCAAGCACTACGGCGAGACCAAGGCGCTGGACGGGGTCGACCTGGACGTGCGCGAGGGCACCGTGATGGGTGTGCTCGGGCCCAACGGAGCCGGCAAGACCACGCTCGTGCGGATCCTGTCCACCCTCATCACCCCGGACGCCGGGCAGGCCACCGTGGCCGGCTACGACGTCGTGCGCCAGCCCCGCCAGCTGCGCCGGGTGATAGGGCTGACCGGTCAGTACGCCTCCGTGGACGAGAAGCTCCCCGGCTGGGAGAACCTGTACATGATCGGCCGGCTGCTGGACCTGTCCCGCAAGGACGCCCGCACCCGCGCCGACGAGCTGCTGGAGCGGTTCTCCCTGACGGAGGCCGCCAAGCGCCCGGCGGGCACCTACTCCGGCGGTATGCGCAGGCGGCTCGACCTCGCCGCCTCGATGATCGGCCGGCCGGCCGTGCTCTACCTGGACGAGCCGACGACCGGCCTCGACCCGCGGACCCGCAACGAGGTCTGGGACGAGGTCAAGGCGATGGTCGGGGACGGGGTCACCGTGCTGCTCACCACCCAGTACATGGAGGAGGCCGAGCAGCTCGCCACCGAGCTGACCGTCGTGGACCGCGGCAAGGTGATCGCAGGCGGCGGCATCGAGCAGCTGAAGGCCAGGGTCGGCGGCCGCACCCTGCGGGTCCGGCCGGTGGACGCGCTCCAGCTGCGCCCGCTCGCCGCGATGCTGGACGACCTCGGCATCACCGGGCTCGCCGCCACCACCGTGGACACCGAGACCGGAACCCTGCTGGTACCGATCCTCAGCGACGAGCAGCTGACCGCCGTGGTCGGCGCGGTCACCGCGCGCGGTATCACCATCTCCTCCATCACCACCGAACTGCCCAGCCTGGACGAGGTGTTCCTGTCCCTCACCGGCCACCGCGCCAGTGCCCCGCAGGAGCCCACGCCCGCCGACGACCGCCAGGAGGTCGCCGTATGAGTACCGCCACCCTGACCCCGGCCGCCGTGAAGGCGGACACGCCCATCACCCTGCGGGCCCATCTGCGGCACACCGGCGCGCTGATCCGCCGCAACCTGCTGTGGATCCGGCAGGACCCCGAGTCGATGTTCGACGCGATCCTCTTCCCGGTCATCTTCACCCTGCTGTTCGTGTACGTCTTCGGCGGCTCCATCGGGCAGTCGCTGGGCGGCGGCCAGGACCGGTACGTGCAGTACGTGATCCCGGGACTCATGGCCATGATGGGCATGAACATGGCGCAGGGAGTGGGCACCGGTTTCAACCAGGACTTCAACTCCGGTGTGATGGACCGCTTCCGCTCGCTGCCCATCGGGCGCGGCTCCGTCCTCTTCGCCAAGATCGCGGTGGAGCTGCTGCGCATGCTGTTCGCGACCTGCGTGCTGATGGTGGTCGCCGTCCTCGTGGGCTACGACATCCACAGCTGGAGCGGGCTGCTGGCCTCCGTCGGCCTGTCGGTGGTGTTCGGCTCGGCCCTGATGTGGGTGTTCCTGACCCTCGGCGTGGTGATGAAGAACGCCCAGTCGGTGCAGGCGATGGGCTTCCTCGTGCTGATGCCGCTGCAGTTCGGCTCCTCGATCTTCGCGCCGACCGCGTCGATGCCGGGCTGGCTCCGGTCGTTCACCGACTACAACCCGCTGTCCGCGCTGGCCGACACCGCGCGTGGCCTGATGGAGGGCGGCCCGGTGGCGCACGACCTGTGGGTGACCCTGATCTGGTCGGTGGGACTCACGGCGGTCATGGCGCCGGTCGCCATCCACAAGTTCCGCACCAAGGCCTGACCCGCCCGGGCGGTCAGACCAGGGCGGTGGCCTCCGCGAGGGAGAGGCCACCGCCCTCCGCGTACGCGGCGTCGAACGCCGCCCGGTCGAGCACGGCGCGGACGGCCGCCTCGGCGTGGGCGCGGGTCGCCCGCTCGGCCCTCGTGGCGACATGGCCCGGGGGCAGCAGCGCGTGGGCGGTGCCCAGCAGGCGGGCGGCCTCGACCGCGCGGCCGCCGCCGTCGGCCTCCGCGAGGGCGGCCGCGGCGATGCTCAGGTACAGGGGCTGCAACTGCGGGGCGATGGCCAGGGACAGGGGGTCGCGGGCGCGTGCCAGCGCCTGCCGGATCTTGTCCAGGGACTCCTCGGCACGGCCGTCGACGATGTCCACCCAGGCCTCCTGGCCGAGGATGAGGGCGTCGAAGACGACGAAGTGCGCGATGTTGAACCCCTCGCGCAGCAGCCGCAGCTGCTCGCGCGCCTCCTCGACCTGGCCGGCCAGGCAGAGGTGGGCGGACAGGAAGAGGCGGGCCATCGGCAGCGCCTCGCTGATGGTGCCGTCCGTGCGCGCGATGATCTCGCGCAGCAGGCGCTCGCCCTGCTCCGGCTCGCCGGTCTCCAGCAGCACGGCGCCCAGGCGGATGCCCAGCACCGCCGCCTGGGCGTGGGCGCCGAGGCGCTCGGCGTGCGCGACGGCCGCCCGGAAGTCGGCGGCCGCCGCCTCGTAGTCGCCCTTGCGCTCGTACGACTCGCCGCGGGCGGAGAGCGCCTCGGCGGCGCCCCAGGCGTCCCCGAGGCGTTCGAAGATCTCCAGCGCCTCGTCGGCGTCACGGGTGGCGTCGCCCGCCCACTCGGTGCG
Above is a genomic segment from Streptomyces collinus Tu 365 containing:
- a CDS encoding ATP-binding cassette domain-containing protein; this encodes MTRIDDNPAGGRPAVTVRGLVKHYGETKALDGVDLDVREGTVMGVLGPNGAGKTTLVRILSTLITPDAGQATVAGYDVVRQPRQLRRVIGLTGQYASVDEKLPGWENLYMIGRLLDLSRKDARTRADELLERFSLTEAAKRPAGTYSGGMRRRLDLAASMIGRPAVLYLDEPTTGLDPRTRNEVWDEVKAMVGDGVTVLLTTQYMEEAEQLATELTVVDRGKVIAGGGIEQLKARVGGRTLRVRPVDALQLRPLAAMLDDLGITGLAATTVDTETGTLLVPILSDEQLTAVVGAVTARGITISSITTELPSLDEVFLSLTGHRASAPQEPTPADDRQEVAV
- the panB gene encoding 3-methyl-2-oxobutanoate hydroxymethyltransferase; its protein translation is MTQLSAAQNKPSDGSKALYGGKGTRRITVRDIALAKERGEKWPMLTAYDAMTASVFDEAGIPVMLVGDSAGNCHLGYESTVPVTLDQMTMLSAAVVRGTSRALIVGDLPFGSYQEGPVQALRSATRLVKEAGVGAVKLEGGERSHEQIRLLVESGIPVMAHIGLTPQSVNAMGYRVQGRGEEAAQQLLRDAKAVQDAGAFAVVLELVPAELAAEVTRVLQIPTVGIGAGPETDAQVLVWTDMLGLTSGRVPKFVKKYANLREVMTGAVKEFAQDVVGGTFPLEEHSVH
- a CDS encoding ABC transporter permease, which codes for MSTATLTPAAVKADTPITLRAHLRHTGALIRRNLLWIRQDPESMFDAILFPVIFTLLFVYVFGGSIGQSLGGGQDRYVQYVIPGLMAMMGMNMAQGVGTGFNQDFNSGVMDRFRSLPIGRGSVLFAKIAVELLRMLFATCVLMVVAVLVGYDIHSWSGLLASVGLSVVFGSALMWVFLTLGVVMKNAQSVQAMGFLVLMPLQFGSSIFAPTASMPGWLRSFTDYNPLSALADTARGLMEGGPVAHDLWVTLIWSVGLTAVMAPVAIHKFRTKA